A genomic segment from Gracilinanus agilis isolate LMUSP501 chromosome 1, AgileGrace, whole genome shotgun sequence encodes:
- the CLCN7 gene encoding H(+)/Cl(-) exchange transporter 7, with protein sequence MANVSKKVSWSGRDHEEAEATVPRRPPAALTELHGESTPLLNGAGPATAQQPSHSAFFRIGHLSNVELDDELLDSETDAPHHFPREIPHNEKLLSLKYESLDYDNSENQLFLEEERRINHTAFRTVEIKRWVICAMIGILTGLVACFIDIVVENLAGLKYRVVKDNIDRFTEKGGLSFSLLLWATLNSAFVIVGSVIVAFIEPVAAGSGIPQIKCFLNGVKIPHVVRLKTLVIKVCGVILSVVGGLAVGKEGPMIHSGAVIAAGISQGRSTSLKKDFKIFEYFRRDTEKRDFVSAGAAAGVSAAFGAPVGGVLFSLEEGASFWNQFLTWRIFFASMISTFTLNFVLSIYHGNIWDLSSPGLINFGRFDNEKMVYTIHEIPIFIAMGVVGGILGAVFNALNYWLTMFRIRYIHRPCLQVIEAMLVAAVTATVAFVLIYSSRDCQPLQGNSMSYPLQLFCADGEYNSMAAAFFNTPEKSVVSLFHDPPGSYNPMTLGLFTLVYFLLACWTYGLTVSAGVFIPSLLIGAAWGRLFGISLSYLTSAAIWADPGKYALMGAAAQLGGIVRMTLSLTVIMMEATSNVTYGFPIMLVLMTAKIVGDFFIEGLYDMHIQLQSVPFLHWEAPVTSHSLTAREVMSTPVTCLRRKEKVGVIVDVLSDTSSNHNGFPVVEYSDDAQPARLQGLILRSQLIVLLKHKVFVERASLNLVQRRLKLKDFRDAYPRFPPIQSIHVSQDERECMMDLTEFMNPSPYTVPQEASLPRVFKLFRALGLRHLVVVDNHNQVVGMVTRKDLARYRLGKGGLEELSLAQT encoded by the exons cCCTCCCATTCAGCATTTTTCCGAATTGGACACCTGAGCAATGTAGAACTGGACGATGAACTCCTTGACTCG GAGACGGATGCACCTCATCATTTCCCCCGGGAGATTCCACATAATGAGAAACTCTTGTCCCTGAAGTATGAG AGTTTGGATTATGACAATAGTGAAAACCAGTTGTTcctggaagaagagaggagaataaaCCACACA GCTTTCCGGACAGTAGAGATCAAACGCTGGGTCATCTGTGCCATGATTGGGATTCTGACTGGCCTAGTTGCCTGCTTCATTGACATTGTAGTGGAGAACTTGGCAGGACTGAAGTACCGAGTAGTAAAAGACA ATATTGACAGGTTTACAGAGAAGGGGGGATTGTCTTTCTCCCTGTTACTCTGGGCAACACTGAATTCGGCCTTTGTGATCGTCGGCTCCGTGATTGTTGCCTTTATAGAG CCTGTTGCTGCTGGCAGTGGAATTCCCCAGATTAAATGCTTCCTCAATGGTGTGAAGATTCCCCATGTAGTTCGACTCAAG ACATTGGTGATTAAAGTGTGCGGTGTGATTTTATCTGTGGTTGGAGGACTGGCTGTTGGAAAG GAAGGACCAATGATTCACTCTGGAGCTGTTATAGCAGCTGGTATTTCTCAAGGAAGATCAACCTCATTGAAGAAAGACTTTAAG ATCTTTGAATATTTCCGAAGAGATACAGAAAAGCGAGACTTTGTCTCAGCTGGTGCAGCAGCTGGTGTCTCAGCTGCTTTTGGGGCCCCTGTAG GTGGAGTCCTGTTCAGTTTGGAAGAAGGTGCTTCCTTCTGGAATCAGTTCCTGACATGGAGAATT TTCTTTGCCTCCATGATTTCTACATTCACTTTGAATTTTGTTCTAAGTATTTACCATGGAAACATATGGGATCTCTCTAGCCCTGGTCTCATCAATTTTGGAAGATTTGACAACGAG AAAATGGTATACACAATCCATGAGATCCCCATCTTTATTGCCATGGGTGTGGTGG GTGGGATTCTTGGAGCAGTGTTCAATGCCTTGAATTATTGGCTGACAATGTTTCGAATCAG GTACATACACCGCCCTTGCCTCCAGGTGATTGAAGCCATGCTTGTGGCTGCAGTCACTGCCACAGTTGCATTTGTATTGATTTATTCATCTCGGGATTGCCAGCCACTTCAGGGGAATTCCATGTCTTACCCACTTCAG CTGTTCTGTGCAGATGGAGAATATAATTCAATGGCTGCAGCCTTCTTCAATACCCCAGAGAAAAGTGTTGTCAGTCTTTTTCATGACCCCCCAG GTTCCTACAATCCCATGACCCTAGGATTGTTCACTCTGGTCTATTTCCTGCTGGCTTGTTGGACCTATGGGCTCACTGTGTCTGCTGGAGTATTCATTCCATCCCTTCTCATTGGTGCTGCCTGGGGAAGACTCTTTGGCATATCACTGTCCTACCTTACCAGTGCTGCA ATATGGGCCGACCCTGGCAAGTATGCACTGATGGGAGCTGCTGCCCAGCTTG ggGGCATTGTGAGAATGACTCTAAGCCTGACAGTCATCATGATGGAGGCTACGAGCAATGTGACTTATGGTTTCCCCATCATGTTGGTTTTGATGACAGCCAAAATTGTTGGAGACTTCTTTATTGAG ggccTTTATGATATGCACATTCAGCTGCAGAGTGTCCCCTTCCTCCACTGGGAAGCTCCGGTTACTTCACACTCACTCACTGCCAG AGAAGTGATGAGTACACCAGTTACCTGTCTAcgaagaaaagagaaagttggAGTTATAGTGGATGTCCTCAGTGACACATCCTCAAATCACAATGGCTTCCCAGTGGTGGAGTACTCCGATGATGCCCAG ccaGCAAGATTACAAGGCTTGATCCTGCGCTCCCAGTTGATTGTTCTCTTGAAACATAAG GTGTTTGTGGAGAGAGCCAGTCTAAACCTGGTCCAAAGGAGACTGAAACTGAAGGACTTTCGAGACGCCTATCCCCGATTCCCACCCATCCAGTCAATTCATGTGTCTCAGGATGAACGGGAATGCATGATGGACCTCACTGAGTTCATGAACCCCTCCCCATACACAGTGCCTCAG GAGGCATCACTTCCAAGGGTATTCAAGCTGTTCCGAGCTCTAGGACTCAGACATTTGGTGGTGGTAGATAATCATAATCAG